The following proteins are co-located in the Camelina sativa cultivar DH55 chromosome 12, Cs, whole genome shotgun sequence genome:
- the LOC104730386 gene encoding phospholipase A2-gamma-like, which produces MICGGALARIASGLTAFLLFAVVHSEGKCSKTCIVQNCNSLVIRYGKYCGIGYYGCPGEKPCDGLDACCMTHDNCVDQKGMIYVNCHKQFIRCVNKLSRSIKKSNGQKIGFSEQCPYSTVIPTVYNGMNYGIFFSKIGNILKPPMLGSKPLVEVDLSRSKVDIKAGLGINEGLQTKEGSKVYASLNMSSSTF; this is translated from the exons ATGATTTGCGGCGGTGCTTTGGCACGTATTGCTTCCGGCTTAACCGCCTTCCTCCTCTTCGCCGTCGTTCACAGCGAG GGGAAGTGCAGCAAAACGTGCATTGTACAGAACTGCAACA gTCTCGTCATTCGATATGGGAAGTATTGTGGGATAGGTTACTATGGATGTCCTGGAGAGAAACCTTGTGATGGTCTTGATGCTTGTTGTATGACACATGACAATTGTGTTGATCAAAAAG GTATGATTTACGTTAACTGTCACAAGCAGTTCATACGTTGCGTAAACAAGCTAAGCAGATCAATCAAAAAATCTAACGGTCAAAAGATTGGATTCTCCGAGCAATGCCCTTATTCGACAGTGATACCAACCGTGTACAACGGAATGAATTACGGCATTTTCTTCAGTAAAATAG GTAATATCCTTAAACCTCCCATGCTCGGAAGCAAGCCTCTCGTGGAGGTGGATCTCTCAAGGAGTAAAGTGGACATCAAGGCTGGCCTTGGAATAAATGAAGGCCTTCAAACAAAAGAAGGCTCCAAAGTCTATGCTTCTTTAAATATGAGCTCTTCTACTTTTTGA
- the LOC104730388 gene encoding uncharacterized protein LOC104730388 has protein sequence MKKVLHRSFKPAKCKTALQMAASRLKILKNKKDTQIKQLRRELAQLLESGQTQTAQIRVEHVVREEKTVAAYELVSIYCELLVARLGVIDSQKTCPNDLKEAVASVLYASQRLTDVSELSDIVKQFSAKYGKDFVSAAIGLQPDSGVSRLLVDKLSVKAPDGPTKNKILTDIAAQHNVTWEAESLVESDPKETVLASGASSSHSQSSRIQNNQLPEFQAPATTVNVSQNSYAIDGRSSSRTTSTDFNIGKTADYYHQDPKPSGGRTDGREHRHPNPGHGDSSPWETEFVDATSAARAAAESAERASFAARAAAELSSKERMMAMHNSTESLNSSSYDSLRNNPPHSRSSSNVQGGGFGKEEMLRSSNMQEDQSTTTRAESSKKNVDELSENASWRRGRSRENSLEMRPNDSFAKMGGEKKQPSVDDLDLSNSEGVLLKKQSSHASSHSQSSNLSDDYDVTASDHIDSPSILEKDRFQSTVEDEDTESRNYGPDVVVAPAFDDYSSFFDKPQFDTEDAYHDEPEEGLGFSLLGSSSKTPDHMPTETSSWSFEGDKAMGQTSSASTSQVLEKEKPPIFDDGPTSPPASLHEPKPSAMFDDYDRDSESEEDNLKNKGKFSGHVEESPKLKSLKSPKSNVPDDLGRYFFPSDSEDEGDDSKIQEVSDSETPTGLRIEPLAAGTKNETTLPSYGMSPPRDKTWSKSVKEHVPTVVDPSRSSSFQTDRKELNTQRASNTDKRPSYIPPASFSSDDESETELPEIDSVRYQDKKTESRTQPTHLHSRVSHEDTENKIPTRVSTRSQERRIHKTTPASASASYIHSISSDDEDEREFGRDAARTQTKPSISISRRTKGQERRSSLVTTKTETVFDDQDSPPKPNPEAKPLAKKHVSAYSSSSLPKTDRASHEQESPPKLTPETKQLAKQQGAASSLSFLPKTDKASHYQESLPKPGLKAKPAAKRQGSATSSSSLPETGKVSHYRESSPKPTPEAKSLAKQEGSASSSSPPKTVTSPEPEPPAKEKSSHVHPKLPDYDDIFAKLGALRR, from the exons ATGAAGAAGGTGCTTCATCGAAGTTTTAAGCCTGCTAAATG CAAAACTGCTTTACAAATGGCGGCGTCACGCCTGAAAATACTGAAGAACAAAAAGGATACACAGATTAAACAATTAAGAAGAGAATTGGCTCAATTGCTCGAGTCCGGCCAAACCCAGACAGCTCAAATTCGA GTGGAGCATGTggtgagagaagagaagactgTAGCTGCTTATGAGCTCGTTAGTATATATTGTGAACTTCTTGTTGCTCGTTTGGGTGTCATTGACTCTCAAAA GACTTGCCCTAATGATCTTAAGGAAGCTGTGGCGAGTGTCTTGTACGCTTCTCAAAGGTTAACAGATGTTTCAGAACTCTCAGATATTGTTAAGCAGTTCTCTGCAAAGTATGGGAAAGATTTTGTTTCAGCTGCTATTGGTTTGCAACCTGATTCTGGTGTCAGTCGTTTG TTGGTGGATAAATTGTCTGTTAAAGCTCCTGATGGTCCAACGAAGAACAAAATTTTGACGGATATTGCTGCGCAGCATAATGTAACTTGGGAAGCAGAATCTTTGGTTGAATCAGATCCAAAGGAAACTGTATTAGCG AGTGGAGCAAGTTCCTCTCACTCTCAGTCTTCAAGAatccaaaacaatcaacttcCAGAGTTTCAAGCTCCAGCTACGACTGTCAATGTGTCGCAGAATTCATATGCCATTGATGGAAGATCTTCAAGCCGCACTACATCTACTGATTTCAACATTGGGAAGACAGCTGATTACTATCATCAAGACCCAAAACCGTCTG GAGGTAGAACTGACGGTAGAGAACACAGACATCCCAATCCAGGTCATGGGGATTCATCTCCATGGGAAACAGAATTTGTTGATGCAACAAGTGCTGCACGTGCAGCTGCTGAATCTGCAGAAAGAGCGAGTTTTGCTGCACGTGCAGCTGCTGAGCTTTCAAGTAAAGAACGGATGATGGCAATGCATAATTCAACAGAGTCGCTGAACTCATCCTCTTATGATAGTTTAAGAAACAATCCCCCACATAGTCGAAGTAGCTCAAATGTGCAAGGCGGAGGTTTTGGTAAGGAAGAGATGTTAAGAAGCAGTAACATGCAAGAAGATCAATCTACTACTACTAGGGCAGAATCTTCTAAGAAGAATGTTGATGAGCTATCAGAAAATGCTTCATGGAGGAGAGGTCGTTCTCGGGAGAACTCATTGGAGATGAGGCCGAACGATTCTTTTGCTAAAATGGGTGGAGAGAAGAAGCAGCCAAGTGTGGATGATTTAGACCTTAGCAATTCAGAAGGTGTTCTGCTCAAGAAACAGTCAAGTCATGCTTCATCACATTCACAGTCAAGCAATTTATCTGATGACTATGATGTAACTGCCTCGGACCATATCGATTCACCAAGTATCTTGGAAAAAGACAGATTTCAGAGCACTGTTGAAGATGAAGATACAGAGAGTCGCAATTATGGTcctgatgttgttgttgctccAGCTTTTGATGACTATAGCTCGTTTTTCGATAAACCTCAATTTGACACAGAGGATGCTTATCATGATGAACCAGAAGAAGGATTAGGATTTTCTTTGCTCGGCAGTAGCAGCAAAACACCTGATCATATGCCAACAGAGACAAGTTCATGGAGCTTCGAAGGAGACAAGGCTATGGGACAAACCAGCTCAGCCTCAACCTCACAGGTTCTTGAGAAGGAGAAGCCTCCTATATTTGATGATGGTCCTACAAGTCCTCCGGCTTCTCTGCATGAGCCTAAGCCGTCTGCAATGTTTGATGACTATGACCGAGAttctgaaagtgaagaagacaatctgaaaaacaaaggaaaatttTCAGGACATGTAGAAGAAAGCCCGAAGCTGAAATCTCTTAAGTCCCCAAAGTCTAATGTTCCTGATGATCTAGGACGCTACTTTTTCCCCTCAGACTCCGAAGACGAAGGAGATGATTCCAAGATACAGGAAGTATCCGACTCAGAGACTCCTACAGGTCTTAGGATTGAACCTCTAGCCGCTGGAACTAAGAATGAAACAACTCTCCCATCTTATGGAATGAGTCCGCCAAGAGACAAGACATGGTCTAAATCTGTTAAAGAGCATGTCCCAACAGTAGTTGATCCATCgaggtcttcttcttttcagaCAGACAGGAAAGAACTTAACACTCAGAGAGCAAGCAACACGGACAAAAGACCAAGCTATATACCTCCAGCTTCATTTTCTAGTGATGATGAATCAGAGACGGAACTTCCGGAGATAGATTCTGTCAGATATCAAGATAAAAAAACTGAGTCAAGAACTCAGCCAACACATCTACATTCGCGCGTCAGCCATGAGGACACGGAGAACAAGATTCCGACCCGAGTTTCCACCAGAAGTCAAGAGAGGAGGATCCACAAGACCACCCCTGCCTCTGCTTCTGCCTCATATATTCACTCAATATCTAGTGACGATGAAGATGAGAGAGAATTTGGTAGAGATGCTGCACGCACCCAAACCAAGCCTTCTATTTCCATCTCACGAAGAACAAAGGGACAGGAGAGAAGATCATCTCTGGTTACCACGAAAACTGAGACAGTCTTTGATGATCAAGATTCGCCTCCAAAGCCAAATCCTGAGGCCAAGCCACTAGCTAAGAAACATGTATCAGCCTATTCTTCAAGCTCTCTTCCAAAAACTGACAGAGCTTCTCACGAACAAGAATCTCCTCCAAAGCTAACTCCTGAGACCAAGCAACTGGCTAAGCAACAAGGAGCAGCTTCTTCCTTAAGCTTTCTCCCAAAAACCGACAAAGCTTCTCACTATCAAGAATCTCTTCCAAAGCCAGGTCTAAAGGCCAAGCCAGCAGCTAAGCGACAAGGATCAGCTACTTCTTCAAGCTCTCTTCCAGAAACTGGAAAAGTCTCTCACTATCGAGAATCTTCTCCAAAGCCAACTCCAGAGGCCAAGTCATTGGCTAAGCAAGAAGGGTCAGCTTCTTCAAGCTCTCCTCCCAAAACTGTGACATCACCTGAGCCAGAACCTCCGGCAAAGGAGAAATCTAGCCATGTTCATCCCAAACTCCCAGATTACGACGACATATTTGCCAAGCTTGGGGCTCTTCGTCGCTGA
- the LOC109124775 gene encoding 40S ribosomal protein S15a-5 produces MGRRILNDALRTIVNAERRGKASVELKPISTVMSSFLRIMKEKGYIKNFQVYDPHRVGRITVDLQGRVNDCKALTYRQDVRAKEIEKYTERTLPTRQWGYVVITTPDGILDHEEAIKRNVGGQVLGFFY; encoded by the exons atggggAGGAGGATTTTGAACGATGCGTTGAGGACAATTGTGAATGCGGAGAGACGAGGAAAAGCTTCGGTGGAGCTCAAACCAATCTCCACCGTTATGTCTTCCTTCCTCAGAATCATGAAGGAGAAAG GTTATATCAAGAACTTTCAAGTCTATGATCCACATAGAGTTGGTAGAATAACAGTTGATCTGCAAGGGAGGGTTAATGACTGCAAAGCTCTTACCTATAGGCAAGACGTTAGGGCCAAAGAGATTGAGAAGTACACTGAACGCACACTTCCTACACGTCAG TGGGGTTATGTTGTAATCACAACCCCGGATGGAATTTTGGACCATGAAGAAGCAATCAAACGGAATGTGGGTGGTCAAGTTCTTGGGTTCTTTTACTGA
- the LOC104730387 gene encoding probable LRR receptor-like serine/threonine-protein kinase At4g29180, with protein MRANHSLFFGIFFTLAITIVVHGQGRSGYINIDCGIPPYETPEDTMAKITYVSDDAFITTGVNFNVSEEYGYPKNPVLPSTLAEVRAFPQGNRNCYTLKTFPGKGNLYLIRAWFMYGNYDGKKALPEFDLYVNVNFWSTVKFKNASDQVIKEILSFAESETTYVCLVNKGKGTPFISGLELRPVNSSIYNTEFGRNVSLVLYQRWDIGYLNRTGRYQNDRFDRIWSPYSSNISWNSIVTSAYIDVFQNGYSPPDEVIKTAASPKSDDDPLELFWTSDDPNARFYAYLYFAELEALESNETRKMKILWNGSPVSENSFVPSSKYSMTLSNPIAFSGNDHLISLQKTADSTLPPILNAIEIFTVQSLDEFYTRTDDVHAIESIKETYKVNKVWSGDPCSPRLFPWEGIGCSYSTNSYHQIKSLNLSSSGLQGPIVLAFRNLSLLESLDLSNNDLQQNVPEFLADLKHLKLLNLKGNNFTGFIPNSLMKKFKAGLLALSVDDQNLCTSRSCQDKKKNNMVVPIAVGTSVIVLIVVLVIIWIILRQRKKGAYIGPLLPSGKRRFTYNELSSITNNFNKVIGKGGFGIVYLGSLEDGTKIAVKMINDSSLGKPKESSSSSRASNQFQVEAELLLTVHHRNLASFVGYCDDRSMALIYEYMANGNLQAYLSSENAEDLSWEKRLHIAIDSAQGLEYLHDGCRPAIVHRDVKTANILLNDNLEAKIADFGLSKVFPEDDLSHAVTTVMGTPGYIDPEHYRTFVLNEKSDVFSFGVVLLELITGQRAIIKTEEGDNISVVHYVWPFFEARELDGIVDPLLRGDFSEDSAWKFVEIAMSCVRERGSSRPTMNQIVTELKQCLAAELDREPQSH; from the exons ATGAGGGCTaatcactctctctttttcgGCATTTTCTTTACCCTTGCCATCACCATTGTAGTTCACGGCCAAGGCCGATCAG GTTACATCAACATCGATTGTGGCATACCTCCTTACGAAACCCCTGAAGACACTATGGCCAAAATCACTTACGTCTCCGATGATGCCTTCATAACTACTGGCGTAAACTTCAACGTCTCTGAAGAATACGGCTATCCGAAAAACCCTGTTTTGCCGTCAACTCTTGCTGAAGTAAGAGCATTCCCTCAAGGAAACAGAAACTGTTACACCTTAAAAACTTTTCCAGGAAAAGGGAACCTTTATCTCATCAGAGCTTGGTTTATGTATGGAAACTACGATGGTAAAAAAGCCTTGCCTGAGTTTGATCTCTATGTAAACGTGAATTTCTGGTCGACAGTGAAGTTCAAGAATGCTTCTGACCAAGTCATAAAAGAGATTTTAAGCTTTGCAGAGTCAGAGACAACATATGTTTGCCTTGTGAACAAAGGTAAAGGAACTCCTTTTATTTCAGGCTTGGAGCTCCGGCCTGTGAACAGCTCAATCTATAATACTGAATTTGGAAGAAATGTCTCATTGGTACTCTATCAAAGATGGGACATTGGATATTTAAACAGAACAGGACGGTACCAAAACGATAGATTCGATCGTATTTGGTCTCCATACTCCTCAAATATCTCTTGGAACTCGATTGTAACATCCGCCTATATCGATGTTTTTCAGAACGGTTATTCGCCGCCTGATGAAGTTATTAAGACAGCTGCTTCGCCTAAAAGCGATGATGATCCGTTGGAACTGTTCTGGACATCTGACGATCCAAATGCTCGGTTCTACGCATATCTTTACTTTGCGGAACTCGAGGCGCTAGAGAGTAATGAGACTAGAAAGATGAAGATTTTGTGGAATGGTTCCCCTGTTTCTGAAAATTCTTTTGTTCCTTCTTCAAAGTATTCAATGACGTTATCTAATCCAATAGCTTTCTCTGGTAATGATCACTTGATTTCTCTTCAGAAGACCGCAGATTCAACGCTTCCACCAATTCTCAATGCTATTGAGATCTTCACAGTACAATCTCTAGATGAATTTTACACCAGAACTGATGATG TTCATGCCATAGAAAGcataaaagaaacatataaagtGAATAAGGTTTGGAGTGGTGATCCTTGCTCCCCAAGACTATTCCCTTGGGAAGGTATTGGATGCAGTTACAGCACTAATAGTTATCATCAAATCAAGTCCCTGAATCTTAGCTCAAGCGGATTACAAGGACCAATAGTATTGGCATTTagaaatctctctcttcttgagTCATT GGATTTATCTAACAACGACCTACAACAAAATGTACCTGAGTTTTTGGCGGATCTAAAACATTTGAAACTTCT GAATTTGAAAGGAAACAATTTTACTGGGTTTATTCCAAATTCTCTTATGAAAAAATTTAAGGCTGGTCTACTTGCACTCAG TGTGGATGATCAAAACCTTTGTACCTCACGTTCATgtcaagacaagaagaagaacaacatgGTCGTACCAATAGCCGTAGGGACATCAGTAATCGTTCTCATTGTTGTCTTAGTTATCATATGGATCATACTAAGGCAAAGGAAAAAAG gtGCCTATATAGGACCACTCCTGCCTTCAGGGAAGAGAAGATTCACATATAATGAGCTCTCTAGCATTACAAACAACTTCAATAAAGTGATTGGTAAAGGAGGGTTTGGTATTGTGTATCTCGGTTCCCTTGAAGATGGGACTAAAATTGCTGTAAAGATGATCAACGATTCTTCACTGGGAAAACCTaaagagtcatcatcatcatccaggGCTTCTAACCAATTCCAAGTCGAG GCAGAGCTTCTTTTGACAGTGCATCACCGCAATTTAGCTTCCTTTGTTGGATATTGCGATGATCGCAGTATGGCTCTCATCTACGAGTACATGGCCAACGGCAACTTGCAAGCTTATCTTTCAA GTGAGAATGCAGAAGATCTTAGCTGGGAAAAGAGACTCCATATAGCCATAGACTCTGCTCAAG GTTTGGAGTATTTGCACGATGGGTGCAGGCCAGCAATAGTACACAGAGACGTTAAAACAGCAAACATCCTATTGAACGATAACTTGGAAGCCAAGATTGCTGATTTCGGCCTTTCTAAGGTCTTCCCTGAGGACGATCTCAGCCACGCCGTGACTACCGTCATGGGAACTCCAGGCTACATTGATCCTGA ACACTACAGAACATTCGTGCTGAACGAGAAGAGCGACGTGTTCAGTTTTGGGGTCGTTCTTCTTGAACTCATTACTGGCCAGCGAGCCATCATCAAAACCGAAGAAGGAGACAATATCAGCGTTGTTCACTACGTTTGGCCGTTCTTCGAGGCCAGAGAACTAGACGGTATAGTGGATCCGCTACTTCGCGGCGACTTCTCGGAGGACTCAGCCTGGAAGTTTGTAGAGATCGCAATGTCTTGCGTCAGAGAGAGAGGATCCAGTAGACCAACAATGAACCAGATCGTAACGGAGCTGAAACAATGCTTAGCCGCCGAGCTGGATCGAGAGCCACAGAGCCACTAG